The segment CTTTCATTGTTAATGATTTTATCAAAAGCAAAAATCAATTCGTCAAAAGTCAAGTCATTTTTAATAATCAATCCGTTCGGATTAATGTTTTTGATAATGTTATTAATTTTAAGCAGTTCAGTGTGCATCGTTAATAGTATGACTTTGCAACCCGGCATTTCCTTTTTTATTAAAGTTGCTAAGTCTTCGCCTGAGTAAATTCCTTTTTCTGCATATTCAGGCATACTGATATCAAAAAAAGCTACATCAAACTTTTTCTTGCCATCGACGATATTTTCATATCCCGATTTACAATTGTTTGCCTGGGTAACATCAAACTCATATCCTTGTTGGCTATACTTTTCTAATGCATTTTTATACGCCTGAATTATAAAAGGATGATCATCTACTATTAATATGTTCATTGATTTTATCATGCTTGTTCTTCAATTAGTTGTTTGGTTTCTGTTGGTATTGTGATTATAATAGTTGTCCCGTGATCTTTTTTAGAAGTAATGTCTATAATTCCCTGACAGTCGTTGGTTCTGGAAATCATGTTTTGCATTCCGATTCCTTTACTTTTTTTGTTAACATCAAAGCCGATTCCGTCATCTTGTATTTTCAGGAAGACATTTTCTGAATCTCCGCT is part of the Flavobacterium sangjuense genome and harbors:
- a CDS encoding response regulator, whose translation is MNILIVDDHPFIIQAYKNALEKYSQQGYEFDVTQANNCKSGYENIVDGKKKFDVAFFDISMPEYAEKGIYSGEDLATLIKKEMPGCKVILLTMHTELLKINNIIKNINPNGLIIKNDLTFDELIFAFDKIINNESYYSQTVIKLVGQAQYNNIELDAFDKQILFHLSKGVKTKDLPQYIPLSLSAIEKRKLNIREILEVKGSTDVDLINEAKTKGVI